The following coding sequences lie in one Arachis stenosperma cultivar V10309 chromosome 5, arast.V10309.gnm1.PFL2, whole genome shotgun sequence genomic window:
- the LOC130982372 gene encoding uncharacterized protein LOC130982372, protein MQRWLTKLRTFAVNSPQSSPPLTPIFRCLIHHAPPLQSLHLPASSNLTFTSRSLFNFSSSPHFSFSRLPSRLSPLSPSLVQVRHVSSRERKLKRKPMTPVTSKIKKTKMKSYSSYKLRFRTLKDGTIRRWHEGKRHNAHLKSKKSKRRLRKPATVPVAYAKVMKKLSFCG, encoded by the exons ATGCAGCGATGGTTGACCAAGCTACGCACTTTCGCCGTTAATTCGCCCCAGTCTTCTCCGCCACTTACACCAATTTTCCGGTGTCTCATCCACCACGCGCCGCCGTTGCAATCCCTCCACCTCCCTGCTTCCAGCAATCTCACTTTCACTTCTCGTTCTCTCTTCAATTTCTCGTCTTCACCTCATTTCTCATTTTCTCGTCTCCCATCTCGTCTTTCTCCACTTTCTCCCTCC TTGGTTCAAGTGCGGCATGTATCATCAAGGGAAAGGAAGCTGAAGAGAAAGCCAATGACCCCAGTCACTTCTAAGATTAAGAAAACTAAGATGAAGTCTTATTC GTCTTACAAGTTGAGGTTTCGAACATTGAAAGATGGAACCATCAGACGCTGGCATGAGGGGAAACGCCACAATGCTCATTTGAAG TCAAAGAAATCAAAACGCAGATTGAGAAAACCAGCCACTGTACCTGTAGCTTATGCCAAAGTTATGAAGAAACTGAGTTTTTGTGGTTAG
- the LOC130979013 gene encoding CSC1-like protein At1g32090 gives MATLADIGVSALINILTSFAFLLAFALLRIQPINDRVYFPKWYISGGRSSPRGTRNFVGKFVNLNFKTYLTFLNWMPQALRMSESEIITHAGLDSAAFLRIYTLGIKIFVPVTVVALLILIPVNVSSGTLFFLRKELVVSNIDKLSISNVPPKSTRFFVHIGLEYLFTAWICFLLYKEYDNVASMRLAFFASQRRRVEQFTVVVRNIPHISGHSISETVDSFFQTNHPNHYIGHQGVYNANKFAKLVRRRERLQNWLDYYQLKFDRHPDKKRPTVNTGFLGLLGRKVDAIEYYKQVIKDLDTLMISERQRVIKDSKSVLPVAFLSFDSRWGASVCAQTQQSKNPTLWLTDWAPEPRDVYWRNLAIPFVSLTIRKFVITALVFALIFFYMIPIAFVQSLANLEGLERVAPFLRTVIELKFIKSFLQGFLPGLALKIFLYILPTVLMIMSKIEGYIALSTLERKTASKYYYFMLVNVFLGSIITGTAFEQLHAFLHQSATQIPRTIGVSIPMKATFFMTYIMVDGWAGIAGEILRLKPLVIYHLKNMFLVKTERDRGKAMDPGSVDFPETIPSLQLYFLLGIVYAVVTPLLLPFIVVFFAFAYLVYRHQIINVYNQQYESAAAFWPHVHSRIIASLIISQLLLLGLLSTKKAAKSTPLLVILPALTYVFHVYCRSRFEPAFRKYPLEEAMSKDLLEKSTEPDLNIKAYLADAYLHPIFRSFEVEEEELVEVRVDKHETHAASPPLMSEHSSPSASHHHHHHNIEEPSPPHYNDYPTSPPSYYYHEPSQLHYGYHYQGEP, from the exons ATGGCTACCTTAGCTGACATTGGTGTCTCAGCACTCATAAACATTCTCACATCATTTGCATTCTTGCTGGCTTTTGCTCTTCTCAGAATTCAACCCATCAATGACAGAGTTTATTTTCCGAAATGGTATATCAGTGGTGGAAGGAGCAGTCCAAGGGGAACAAGAAACTTTGTTGGGAAATTTGTGAACCTCAATTTCAAAACTTACCTTACTTTTCTCAATTGGATGCCACAGGCTCTAAGGATGAGTGAATCTGAGATCATTACCCATGCTGGTCTTGACTCTGCTGCTTTTCTCAGAATCTATACTCTTGG CATAAAGATTTTTGTTCCGGTGACTGTGGTGGCACTCCTGATTTTGATTCCAGTAAATGTCTCAAGTGGGACATTGTTTTTCTTACGAAAAGAATTGGTAGTGAGCAACATTGATAAACTCTCAATATCGAATGTTCCTCCTAAATCCACAAG ATTTTTCGTTCACATAGGATTAGAATACCTGTTCACAGCATGGATTTGTTTCCTGCTTTACAAGGAGTATGATAATGTAGCATCAATGAGATTGGCTTTCTTCGCCTCACAACGCAGGCGTGTAGAGCAATTCACA GTAGTTGTCAGAAATATCCCTCATATTTCTGGCCACTCGATATCTGAAACGGTGGATAGCTTCTTTCAAACAAACCACCCTAATCATTATATTGGACACCAG GGGGTCTACAATGCAAACAAATTTGCCAAGCTTgtgagaagaagagagagactTCAAAATTGGCTGGACTATTACCAGCTAAAGTTTGATAGGCATCCTGACAAGAAGAGACCAACTGTCAAT ACCGGCTTTTTAGGTCTTCTGGGTCGGAAAGTTGATGCTATTGAGTACTACAAACAAGTAATTAAGGACCTTGATACATTG ATGATATCAGAGCGCCAGAGAGTTATAAAAGATTCAAAATCTGTTTTGCCAGTTGCTTTTCTTTCATTCGATTCGCGTTGGGGAGCATCGGTCTGTGCTCAAACCCAACAAAGCAAAAATCCCACTCTGTGGTTGACTGATTGGGCTCCAGAGCCTCGTGATGTATATTGGCGAAACCTGGCCATTCCATTCGTTTCTTTGACCATCCGAAAATTCGTGATAACAGCTTTGGTATTTGCCTTAATATTCTTCTACATGATTCCCATTGCCTTTGTGCAATCCCTTGCAAATTTGGAGGGTCTTGAAAGAGTTGCTCCTTTCCTCAGAACTGTGATAGAGTT GAAATTCATCAAGTCATTTCTACAAGGTTTTCTCCCTGGTCTAGCCCTTAAAATATTCTTATATATTCTTCCCACCGTTTTGATGATCATGTCGAAAATTGAGGGGTATATTGCATTGTCAACGCTAGAGCGAAAGACTGCATcgaaatattattattttatgctAGTAAATGTTTTCCTGGGAAGTATTATTACTGGAACTGCATTCGAGCAGCTGCATGCATTCCTTCACCAGTCAGCTACACA GATTCCTAGAACCATCGGAGTTTCGATTCCAATGAAGGCCACCTTCTTTATGACATACATAATGGTTGATGGCTGGGCTGGAATTGCTGGTGAGATCCTAAGATTAAAGCCATTGGTTATCTATCATCTCAAGAACATGTTCTTAGTTAAAACTGAGAGAGATAGAGGAAAGGCTATGGACCCCGGGAGTGTCGACTTTCCAGAGACtattccaagtcttcaactataCTTCCTTCTTGGAATTGTGTATGCCGTGGTGACGCCGCTCCTTCTCCCTTTCATCGTTGTCTTCTTTGCCTTTGCATATCTGGTTTACCGTCATCAG ATAATCAATGTGTACAATCAACAGTATGAAAGTGCTGCTGCATTTTGGCCGCATGTTCACAGCAGAATCATAGCAAGCTTGATAATATCACAGCTCCTCCTGTTGGGTCTGCTTAGCACCAAGAAGGCGGCTAAGTCTACCCCGTTGCTCGTTATCTTACCGGCGTTGACATATGTATTTCATGTCTACTGCCGGAGCCGATTCGAGCCTGCATTCAGGAAGTACCCACTTGAG GAGGCAATGTCAAAGGATTTGTTAGAGAAATCCACAGAACCTGACTTAAACATCAAGGCATATCTAGCAGATGCGTACTTGCATCCGATCTTCCGGTCGTTCGAGGTTGAAGAAGAGGAGTTGGTTGAAGTAAGAGTAGACAAACATGAAACTCATGCAGCTAGTCCTCCATTGATGAGTGAGCATAGCTCCCCTTCTGCAtcccatcatcatcatcatcataatattgaagaaccttctccacCTCATTATAATGACTATCCAACTTCACCACCTAGTTATTACTACCATGAACCCTCTCAACTCCACTATGGTTATCACTATCAAGGAGAACCTTGA
- the LOC130979550 gene encoding plastidal glycolate/glycerate translocator 1, chloroplastic, whose product MSTPENTQRQQLLPKQAEPSTGSSTSSPLIRTLGLHVLRLLNWVVPLALFLGVDLCFKKVFQAASFEFPSALFVMFCIFTVLMVLDYVNPFAALAFLNFFDPGVMFINRWLPLFYVPYLVVLPISVREIPASSAIKICCIIVGGWLATLSVSGFTAIAVRKAVKTEMIDPEPMEKPPPFSSIELWSWIAVFLISFIMALLFPTALGTAARTCFLFYLASTVVGYIVGSGLPSKVKMIFHPVIFSLIFPNLVACAFGLLSKQGYDAALGFYLTESSSDPGAGDILLEFLGPVILSFAFSMFKQRTLMKRHAAEIFTSVIVSTLFSLYSTAIVGRLVALDPSLTVSILPRCITVALALNIVSLFEGANLALTAAVVVATGLIGANFVQSALNILRLHDPIARGIAAASSSHGLATAALSAEEPEALPFSAIAYALTGIFGSLFCTIPAARQSLLAIAGSGWNS is encoded by the exons ATGAGCACCCCAGAAAACACCCAAAGGCAGCAACTTTTGCCAAAACAAGCTGAACCCTCAACTGGGTCCtccacttcttcccctttgaTCCGAACTTTGGGTCTTCATGTTCTTAGGCTGCTCAATtgggttgttccactggctctctTCCTCGGTGTTGATTTATGTTTCAAGAAAGTGTTCCAAGCAGCTTCCTTTGAGTTCCCTAGTGCCTTGTTTGTCATGTTCTGCATATTCACAGTTTTGATGGTGCTTGATTATGTTAATCCCTTTGCAGCTTTGgccttcttgaatttctttgatCCTGGGGTTATGTTTATTAATAGATGGTTACCTTTGTTCTATGTTCCTTACTTGGTGGTGCTACCTATTTCTGTTAGAGAAATTCCAGCTTCTTCTGCCATCAAAATTTGCTGTATTATAG TTGGAGGATGGCTGGCTACACTTTCTGTTTCTGGTTTTACAGCTATAGCTGTAAGAAAGGCTGTGAAGACCGAAATGATCGATCCTGAGCCTATGGAAAAGCCccctccattctcctccattgAATTGTGGTCATGGATTGCGGTTTTCCTTATATCGTTCATCATGGCATTGCTTTTCCCAACAGCACTTGGGACAGCTGCCAGAACATGCTTTTTGTTCTATCTTGCATCCACAGTAGTAGGCTACATTGTTGGCTCCGG ATTGCCATCAAAGGTGAAAATGATCTTCCATCCAGTAATATTCTCCTTAATATTTCCCAATCTAGTGGCTTGTGCTTTTGGTTTGCTGTCCAAGCAGGGGTATGATGCTGCTCTAG GATTTTACCTTACAGAGTCATCATCTGATCCTGGAGCTGGTGACATTCTTTTGGAATTTTTAGGACCTGTTATTCTTTCCTTTGCTTTCTCTATGTTCAAACAAAGAACG CTTATGAAAAGGCACGCAGCTGAGATTTTCACCTCTGTCATTGTCTCTACACTATTCTCATTGTACTCAACTGCCATTGTTGGACGTCTAGTTGCATTAGACCCATCACTAACTGTGTCCATTCTACCCAGATGTATAACGGTCGCATTGGCACTCAACATCGTGTCACTTTTCGAAG GTGCCAATTTAGCTCTCACAGCAGCTGTGGTTGTTGCAACTGGTTTGATTGGAGCAAATTTCGTGCAATCAGCGCTTAATATACTCCGCCTTCATGATCCAATTGCTCGAGGAATAGCAGCTGCATCTAG TTCCCATGGGCTGGCGACAGCGGCGTTATCAGCAGAGGAACCGGAGGCGCTCCCGTTTAGTGCCATTGCTTATGCTTTGACTGGCATTTTTGGATCTTTATTTTGCACAATTCCAGCAGCAAGACAAAGTTTGCTTGCAATTGCTGGCTCTGGGTGGAATAGTTAG
- the LOC130982644 gene encoding 4-coumarate--CoA ligase-like 6, with protein sequence MAANVNFDMPHNRISTTLITYPHWYSPKNGIYRSKHLSLELPKDPFTDLVSFVFSHRHNGVSALVDSSSGSSVSYSKLQPFVKSMAYALHKMGVSQGDVVLLLLPNSIYYPIVFLGVLCLGAVVAPLNPLSSVSEIHKQIKDCGVSFTFTVPENFKKLEPLGIPIVAVPENEEGLKLDCFSCFSNMISGEFGFSMRPLIRQEDTAAILYSSGTTGVSKGVVLTHKNLISMVELFVRFEASQYEYSCLNNVFLAVLPMFHVYGLSLFALGLLSLGSTVIVMRKFDIDEVINAIDKFKVTHFPVVPPMLTALTRRGKGVNGSNLQSLMQVSSGAAPLNESVIEDFVETFPHVDFIQGYGMTESTAVGTRGFNTEKLHNYLSIGLLAPNMEARVVDWSSGEFLPPGSSGELWLRGPAIMKGYLNNEEATMSTIDKDGWLHTGDVVYFDQDGYLYISDRLKDIIKYKGFQIAPADLEAVLISHPEVVDVAVTAAMDEAAGEIPVAFVVRKVGSMISAKQIIDYVAEQVAPYKKVRKVIFIKRIPRSPTGKILRRQLRNFSTSKL encoded by the exons ATGGCTGCAAATGTGAACTTTGACATGCCACATAACAGAATAAGCACCACGCTCATCACGTACCCTCATTGGTATTCACCAAAGAATGGAATTTACCGTAGCAAACACCTCTCTTTGGAGCTTCCCAAAGACCCTTTTACGGACCTTGTTTCCTTCGTCTTTTCCCACCGCCATAATGGGGTTTCAGCCCTTGTTGATTCCTCATCTGGGTCTTCAGTTTCTTACTCAAAGTTGCAACCTTTTGTCAAATCCATGGCCTATGCTCTTCACAAAATGGGTGTTTCACAAGGTGATGTGGTTCTGCTTTTGCTTCCAAATTCCATTTACTATCCCATTGTGTTCTTGGGTGTTCTGTGTTTAGGTGCTGTTGTTGCACCATTGAACCCTCTAAGTAGTGTCTCAGAGATACataaacaaatcaaagattgtGGTGTGAGTTTTACTTTCACTGTGCCTGAAAATTTCAAGAAACTAGAACCATTAGGAATTCCCATTGTTGCTGTGCCAGAAAATGAGGAGGGTTTGAAGCTTGATTGTTTCTCATGTTTTAGTAACATGATTTCtggtgaatttggtttttcgATGAGGCCACTGATTCGACAGGAGGACACTGCTGCTATATTGTATTCTTCAGGGACCACTGGGGTGAGCAAAGGAGTTGTTCTAACACATAAGAACCTTATTTCTATGGTTGAGCTTTTTGTGAGGTTTGAAGCTTCTCAATATGAATACTCTTGCTTGAACAATGTGTTTCTAGCTGTTCTTCCAATGTTCCATGTGTATGGTCTTTCGCTTTTCGCTTTGGGGTTACTGTCTTTGGGTTCCACAGTCATTGTAATGAGGAAATTTGACATTGATGAGGTTATCAATGCAATTGACAAGTTTAAGGTTACACACTTCCCGGTAGTTCCGCCTATGTTGACAGCATTGACAAGGAGAGGAAAGGGTGTTAATGGAAGTAATTTGCAGAGTTTGATGCAAGTCTCCAGCGGTGCAGCACCTTTGAATGAAAGTGTTATTGAAGACTTTGTGGAAACATTTCCTCATGTTGATTTTATACAG GGTTATGGAATGACCGAGTCGACTGCGGTAGGAACACGTGGCTTCAATACTGAAAAGTTGCACAACTATTTGTCAATAGGATTGTTAGCTCCAAACATGGAGGCAAGAGTTGTAGACTGGAGTAGCGGTGAATTCTTGCCTCCGGGAAGCAGTGGTGAGCTTTGGTTGAGAGGACCTGCAATCATGAAAG GGTACTTGAATAATGAGGAAGCGACGATGTCAACAATCGATAAAGATGGTTGGCTGCATACTGGTGATGTTGTTTATTTTGATCAGGATGGGTATTTGTATATTTCAGACCGCTTGAAAGATATCATCAAATACAAGGGCTTTCAG ATTGCCCCTGCTGATTTAGAAGCTGTGTTAATCTCACATCCGGAAGTTGTTGATGTCGCAGTTACAGC TGCCATGGACGAAGCAGCCGGGGAGATCCCAGTAGCATTTGTGGTCAGGAAGGTTGGAAGCATGATTTCTGCAAAGCAAATAATAGATTATGTTGCTGAGCAG GTTGCTCCATACAAGAAGGTTAGGAAAGTGATCTTCATTAAAAGGATACCAAGATCTCCAACTGGGAAGATCCTTCGGAGGCAGCTTAGGAATTTCTCCACTTCTAAACTCTAA